A stretch of the Chitiniphilus purpureus genome encodes the following:
- the fur gene encoding ferric iron uptake transcriptional regulator codes for MSNASDLKDAGLKATGPRLKILNLFENSEQRHMTAEDVYRLLLAEQTDIGLATVYRVLTQFEQAGILERHHFESGKAVFELNQGHHHDHLVCVKCGKVEEFYDAEIETRQDAIARKHGFEIQDHEMYLYGICSDCLGKQRKP; via the coding sequence ATGAGCAACGCCTCCGACCTCAAGGACGCCGGCCTCAAAGCCACTGGCCCGCGCCTGAAGATTCTCAACCTGTTCGAAAACAGCGAGCAACGCCACATGACCGCCGAGGATGTCTACCGGCTGCTGCTGGCCGAACAGACCGACATCGGCCTTGCCACCGTCTACCGCGTCCTGACCCAGTTCGAGCAGGCCGGCATCCTGGAACGCCACCACTTCGAGTCCGGCAAGGCCGTGTTCGAGCTGAACCAGGGCCATCACCACGATCATCTGGTATGCGTCAAATGCGGCAAGGTCGAGGAATTCTACGACGCGGAGATCGAGACCCGGCAGGATGCGATCGCGCGCAAGCATGGCTTCGAGATCCAGGACCACGAGATGTACCTGTACGGCATCTGTTCGGACTGCCTCGGCAAACAGCGCAAGCCCTGA
- a CDS encoding outer membrane protein assembly factor BamE produces the protein MHIIKPILSTLTLVGALSGCGLLNAVPHYKLDIPQGNEVTADKVAGLKAGMTRNQVRFLLGTPLLADPFHATRWDYVYSDAKGGQLQRRHALAVFFEDDRLVRWEGDTLPAPPAKPETRLDAAPKAEAQTLSAERDPAEAEPGSELEVKPIVDKEF, from the coding sequence ATGCATATCATCAAACCGATATTGTCCACGCTGACCTTGGTCGGCGCGCTGTCGGGCTGCGGACTCCTGAACGCCGTGCCCCATTACAAGCTCGACATCCCCCAAGGCAACGAAGTGACGGCCGACAAGGTCGCCGGACTCAAGGCCGGCATGACGCGCAACCAGGTGCGCTTCCTGCTCGGCACGCCGCTGCTGGCCGATCCGTTCCACGCCACGCGCTGGGACTACGTCTACAGCGACGCCAAGGGCGGCCAGTTGCAGCGGCGCCATGCGCTGGCGGTCTTCTTCGAGGACGACCGGCTGGTGCGCTGGGAAGGCGATACCCTGCCTGCGCCGCCCGCCAAGCCCGAGACCCGGCTCGACGCCGCCCCCAAGGCCGAGGCGCAGACGCTCAGCGCCGAGCGCGATCCGGCCGAGGCCGAGCCTGGCAGCGAGCTGGAAGTCAAGCCCATCGTCGACAAGGAATTCTGA
- the dapB gene encoding 4-hydroxy-tetrahydrodipicolinate reductase — protein MPRIAIAGASGRMGRMLIEATLQTPGCALHAALDRPGSPALGQDAALFLGRTSGVPIGDDLAALAGADVLIDFTRPEGTLAHLARCRELGVNMIIGTTGFDEAGRAAIEAASAKIAIVSAYNMSVGVNLVFKLLSVAAKVLNQGYDVEIVEMHHKHKVDAPSGTAIAMGEAVARAWDEELKEIATWSREGITGERQPGTIGFAALRGGDVIGDHTVVFAGPGERVEITHKASNRTIYAQGSLRAAQFLAGRSHGHFTMQDVLGLN, from the coding sequence ATGCCGCGCATCGCGATTGCCGGCGCATCCGGTCGCATGGGCCGCATGCTGATCGAGGCTACGCTGCAGACGCCGGGCTGCGCATTGCATGCCGCGTTGGACCGGCCGGGCAGCCCGGCGTTGGGCCAGGATGCGGCGCTGTTCCTCGGCCGCACCAGCGGCGTGCCGATCGGCGACGATCTGGCGGCTCTGGCCGGAGCCGATGTGCTGATCGATTTCACCCGGCCCGAGGGCACGCTTGCGCACTTGGCGCGTTGCCGCGAGCTCGGGGTCAACATGATCATCGGCACCACCGGCTTTGACGAGGCCGGCCGTGCCGCGATCGAGGCGGCCAGTGCCAAGATCGCCATCGTTTCGGCCTACAACATGAGCGTTGGCGTCAATCTGGTGTTCAAGCTGCTGTCGGTGGCCGCGAAGGTGCTCAACCAGGGTTACGACGTGGAAATCGTCGAGATGCATCACAAGCACAAAGTCGACGCCCCCTCGGGCACGGCCATCGCCATGGGCGAGGCGGTGGCCCGGGCCTGGGACGAGGAACTCAAGGAGATCGCCACCTGGTCGCGCGAGGGCATCACCGGTGAGCGCCAGCCGGGCACCATCGGGTTTGCCGCATTGCGCGGCGGTGATGTGATCGGCGATCACACCGTCGTGTTCGCCGGCCCGGGCGAGCGCGTCGAGATCACCCACAAGGCCAGCAACCGCACCATCTATGCCCAGGGCAGCCTGCGCGCCGCGCAGTTCCTTGCCGGGCGCTCCCATGGTCACTTCACGATGCAGGACGTGCTGGGCCTGAACTGA
- a CDS encoding response regulator: MIKIMLIEDDLRLARLIADFLDNHGYAVSCEHRGDTAVSAVHRLNPDLVVLDMMLPGKDGLEICRELRQHSHVPILMLTAREEDIDQILGLESGADDYVVKPVEPRVLLARIRALLRRQSAPASTLPDRLQFGHFAIDSGTRSVTLHGALVDTGTAEFELLWLLASNAGRVLSRDMILTSLRGVGYDGLDRSVDVGVSKLRKKLDDDPREPRRIKTVWGKGYLFSRDDWED, encoded by the coding sequence ATGATCAAGATCATGCTTATCGAAGACGATCTGCGGCTTGCCCGGCTGATCGCGGACTTTCTGGACAACCATGGCTATGCGGTCAGTTGCGAGCACCGGGGCGATACCGCGGTGAGCGCGGTGCACCGCCTCAATCCTGACCTGGTGGTGCTGGACATGATGCTGCCCGGCAAGGACGGGCTGGAGATCTGCCGCGAGCTGCGCCAGCACTCGCACGTGCCCATCCTGATGCTGACTGCGCGCGAAGAGGATATCGACCAGATCCTGGGACTGGAATCGGGCGCGGACGACTATGTGGTCAAGCCGGTGGAGCCACGTGTGCTGCTCGCCCGCATCCGTGCGCTGCTGCGCCGGCAGAGCGCGCCGGCCAGCACCTTGCCGGATCGGCTGCAGTTCGGCCACTTCGCCATCGACAGCGGTACGCGCAGCGTGACGCTCCATGGCGCGCTCGTCGATACCGGCACCGCCGAGTTCGAATTGCTGTGGCTGCTGGCAAGCAACGCCGGACGTGTGCTGTCGCGTGACATGATCCTGACCTCGCTGCGCGGCGTGGGCTACGACGGGCTGGACCGCAGCGTGGACGTGGGCGTGAGCAAGCTGCGCAAGAAGCTGGACGACGATCCGCGCGAGCCGCGCCGGATCAAGACAGTGTGGGGCAAGGGCTATCTGTTCAGCCGTGACGACTGGGAGGACTGA